The proteins below are encoded in one region of Candidatus Eisenbacteria bacterium:
- a CDS encoding deoxyribodipyrimidine photo-lyase, with protein MNGKRADRPDKEGAGLENSPSIVWFRRDLRVRDNRALAAAAARGGTVLPVFIWAPEEEGKWAPGEASRWWLHHSLESLGRSLRSLGAPLVLRRGPSREALLDLAGETGAGAVYWNRLYDPGPAKRDRSIARSLTAAGILAEGFPGALLFEPEDVRSGSGGPYRVFTPFWNRLLSLPERGAGPDAPNRMIASEKKPRSLPLADLGLLPRVDWAAGLREAWTPGEEGAVARLDRFLREGIGGYDAERNRPDREGTSRLSPHLCWGEIAPSRAWSEARRRASRLRSEKTRASALAWLRQLAWREFAAHLLHHYPSTVEHPLREEFRRFPWRRSRKDLEAWREGRTGYPIVDAGMRQLRATGWMHNRVRMIAGSFLVKDLRLHWLEGARWFWDTLVDADLANNTLGWQWVAGCGADAAPYFRVFNPVAQGERYDPEGAYVKRHVPELAGLPAKSIHRAGEAPAEAPAATGLQAGRDYPPPMVDHARAREEALLALAAMKGVKKRNRR; from the coding sequence ATGAACGGGAAGAGAGCGGATCGACCCGACAAAGAAGGGGCCGGCTTGGAGAATTCTCCTTCCATCGTATGGTTCCGGAGGGATCTGCGGGTTCGCGACAACCGGGCGCTCGCAGCCGCCGCGGCGCGGGGCGGTACGGTCCTGCCCGTCTTCATCTGGGCGCCCGAGGAAGAGGGGAAGTGGGCGCCGGGCGAGGCCTCCCGCTGGTGGCTCCACCACTCCCTCGAATCGCTCGGCCGCTCCCTCCGTTCCCTCGGCGCGCCCCTCGTCCTCCGGCGCGGTCCTTCCCGCGAGGCGCTCCTCGATCTCGCCGGCGAAACCGGCGCCGGCGCGGTCTATTGGAACCGTCTCTACGATCCGGGGCCGGCGAAGCGCGACCGGAGCATCGCCCGCTCTCTCACCGCCGCGGGGATCCTTGCCGAGGGCTTTCCCGGCGCGCTCCTCTTCGAGCCGGAGGATGTTCGATCCGGCTCGGGCGGGCCCTACCGGGTCTTCACCCCATTCTGGAACCGCCTTCTCTCCCTGCCGGAGCGCGGCGCCGGTCCGGATGCTCCGAATCGCATGATCGCTTCCGAGAAAAAACCACGCTCTCTTCCTCTTGCGGACCTCGGCCTCCTCCCGCGCGTCGATTGGGCGGCGGGGCTCCGGGAAGCGTGGACGCCGGGAGAAGAGGGCGCCGTCGCCCGGCTCGATCGTTTTCTCCGCGAAGGGATCGGCGGCTACGACGCCGAGAGGAACCGCCCCGACCGGGAGGGAACCTCACGGCTCTCGCCGCACCTCTGTTGGGGAGAGATCGCGCCGTCGCGGGCGTGGAGCGAAGCGCGCCGCCGGGCGTCGCGCCTCCGGAGCGAGAAGACGCGCGCCTCCGCCCTCGCCTGGCTCCGCCAGCTCGCATGGCGCGAGTTCGCCGCCCACCTGCTCCACCACTATCCGAGCACGGTCGAGCACCCCCTCCGGGAGGAGTTCCGGCGATTCCCATGGCGGCGGAGCCGGAAGGACCTCGAAGCGTGGCGGGAAGGAAGGACCGGATACCCGATCGTCGACGCCGGAATGCGCCAACTGCGGGCGACCGGATGGATGCACAACCGTGTCCGCATGATCGCGGGCAGTTTTCTTGTAAAGGATCTGCGTCTCCACTGGCTCGAGGGGGCGCGCTGGTTCTGGGATACGTTGGTCGACGCGGATCTGGCGAACAACACGCTCGGCTGGCAGTGGGTCGCCGGTTGCGGGGCGGACGCGGCCCCGTATTTCCGTGTTTTTAACCCGGTCGCCCAGGGGGAGCGGTACGATCCCGAAGGGGCGTACGTGAAACGCCATGTCCCGGAGCTGGCCGGACTTCCCGCGAAGTCGATCCACCGCGCCGGCGAAGCGCCCGCGGAAGCGCCGGCCGCGACCGGCCTCCAAGCGGGTCGCGATTATCCGCCGCCGATGGTCGACCATGCCCGCGCCCGCGAGGAAGCGCTTCTCGCCCTCGCCGCGATGAAGGGCGTGAAGAAGCGGAACCGGCGATGA
- a CDS encoding DUF523 and DUF1722 domain-containing protein, with translation MNDHRKKIPIGVSRCLLGDPVRFDGGHKRSRFLTDVLAEWFRFVPVCPEVEIGLGVPRESIRLVRSDSGPRLVGSRTGKDRTEKMNRFTEERAEGLAPLRLRGFVLKSTSPTCGFERVRIYDTNGVPTKDARGFWGGRLMDRFPLLPIEDEGRLNDPRIRENFIVRLFTYDRWLRLREGTVRPRDLVDFHTAHKMLVLAHSPKAMTEMGRLTARAGADPMEDLLDRYEAEMMTGLRKIASPGKHVNVLEHFAGFLKKGLDRESKAELHDLIGEYGRGWVPLITPLSLLRHHLRRLGHEWVEAQVYLRPYPRELALRSTI, from the coding sequence GTGAACGATCATCGCAAAAAGATCCCCATCGGGGTGAGTCGCTGCCTTCTCGGCGATCCGGTCCGTTTCGACGGCGGCCACAAGAGGAGCCGTTTCCTCACCGACGTGCTCGCCGAGTGGTTCCGTTTCGTGCCGGTCTGCCCGGAGGTGGAGATCGGCCTCGGCGTCCCGCGCGAATCGATCCGCCTGGTCCGGAGCGACTCGGGCCCCCGTCTCGTGGGGAGCCGGACCGGAAAAGACCGTACCGAAAAAATGAACCGTTTCACGGAAGAGAGGGCGGAGGGGCTCGCGCCGCTCCGGCTCCGCGGTTTCGTGCTGAAGAGCACCTCCCCCACCTGCGGATTCGAGCGGGTGCGTATTTACGATACGAACGGCGTGCCGACCAAGGACGCCCGCGGTTTTTGGGGCGGGCGGCTCATGGACCGCTTCCCCCTGCTGCCGATCGAGGATGAGGGGCGCCTCAACGACCCGCGAATCCGGGAGAACTTCATCGTCCGTCTTTTCACATACGACCGATGGCTCCGGCTCCGGGAAGGGACGGTCCGGCCGCGGGATCTGGTGGACTTTCACACCGCCCACAAGATGCTCGTTCTCGCCCACAGCCCGAAGGCGATGACCGAGATGGGGCGTCTCACCGCCCGGGCGGGCGCGGACCCGATGGAGGATCTGCTGGACCGATACGAGGCGGAGATGATGACCGGGCTGCGGAAGATCGCATCGCCGGGGAAACACGTGAACGTGCTCGAGCACTTCGCCGGTTTCCTCAAGAAGGGGCTCGACCGGGAATCGAAAGCCGAACTGCACGACCTGATCGGCGAGTACGGGCGGGGATGGGTCCCCCTGATCACGCCTCTCTCGCTCCTCCGGCACCACCTGAGGCGGCTCGGCCACGAGTGGGTGGAGGCGCAGGTCTATCTGCGGCCCTACCCGCGGGAGCTGGCGCTCCGGAGCACGATCTGA
- a CDS encoding DUF134 domain-containing protein produces MRRKIISHGIDRRAFKPVGVPRTGLETVYLTLDGLEAIRLADGEGLYQEAAAERMDVSRTTFSRILAAARRAVAEALLEGKALEIRGGVVDRSPAGPHPCPVHGGVRRTGRGCRCGPRDGHGRGMRADGESEQSMDEKHPGGDDKARPDEEESR; encoded by the coding sequence ATGCGAAGAAAAATCATCTCTCACGGAATCGACCGGCGCGCTTTCAAGCCGGTCGGCGTTCCCCGCACCGGGCTCGAAACCGTCTACCTCACCCTCGACGGGCTGGAGGCGATCCGCCTGGCCGACGGCGAGGGTCTTTACCAAGAAGCCGCGGCGGAGAGAATGGACGTTTCGCGCACCACATTTTCGCGGATTCTCGCGGCCGCGCGGCGCGCCGTGGCGGAAGCGCTTCTTGAAGGAAAAGCCCTCGAGATACGCGGCGGAGTCGTGGACCGCTCCCCCGCGGGACCCCATCCATGCCCGGTGCATGGAGGGGTGAGACGGACGGGGCGGGGTTGCCGTTGCGGTCCCAGAGACGGACACGGGCGGGGCATGAGGGCGGACGGAGAAAGCGAGCAATCTATGGACGAGAAACATCCCGGCGGGGACGACAAAGCCCGGCCGGACGAGGAGGAAAGTCGATGA
- a CDS encoding NifB/NifX family molybdenum-iron cluster-binding protein: MKIAITAMGDGLDAEVSPVFGRAPYFLYVDVESGEVEALVNPSVDAPGGAGIRSAQIVADSGVGAVVTGRLGPNASRVLQETGLDLFRARAGTVRENLDAFRGGTLERLDDVGEAGFGGKPGAMGGGRGGGMGGGGGSGMGSGRGGGMGGGGGMGGGRGGGGGMGGGRGGGGGRGGGGGGGGGGGRGGGGGGGR, from the coding sequence ATGAAAATCGCAATCACGGCGATGGGCGACGGATTGGACGCCGAGGTCAGCCCCGTTTTCGGGCGGGCCCCCTATTTTCTTTATGTGGACGTCGAAAGCGGCGAGGTGGAGGCATTGGTGAATCCTTCGGTGGACGCGCCGGGAGGGGCCGGAATCCGTTCCGCCCAGATCGTCGCGGACTCGGGGGTGGGCGCGGTCGTGACCGGACGACTCGGCCCGAACGCCTCACGTGTTCTTCAGGAGACCGGGTTGGACCTTTTCCGCGCGCGTGCCGGCACGGTCCGGGAGAATCTGGACGCTTTCCGCGGCGGGACGCTCGAACGTCTCGATGACGTGGGGGAGGCGGGGTTCGGGGGGAAACCGGGCGCGATGGGCGGCGGTCGTGGCGGCGGCATGGGCGGCGGCGGCGGGAGCGGAATGGGGAGTGGTCGTGGTGGCGGCATGGGTGGTGGCGGTGGCATGGGCGGTGGTCGAGGCGGTGGTGGCGGTATGGGGGGCGGCCGTGGCGGCGGCGGCGGTCGTGGCGGCGGCGGTGGTGGTGGCGGCGGTGGTGGCCGTGGTGGTGGTGGCGGCGGCGGGCGCTGA
- a CDS encoding ATP-binding protein: MILAVASGKGGTGKTTVAIGLARAAAAEGRTVLFLDCDVEAPNAALFLHPEWEEERRVGVLLPEVDPEKCTGCGRCAEVCAYSALAVVNGKVLLFDDLCHGCGSCMRQCPEKAITERLHTTGSLHAGRAGAILFARGVLDVGRAMAPPVIRELKRWKLGGAGGPGRLAVLDAPPGASCPVVETLRGADRVLLVTEPTPFGLHDLEQAIGLARDALGLPVDVVLNRADEGDDAVERFCEKEGIPVVLRIPFDRKIAEAYSEGIAPDHAVPEVGRAFRDLLLVLAGREGG, translated from the coding sequence ATGATCCTTGCCGTGGCAAGTGGAAAAGGGGGAACCGGGAAAACGACCGTCGCGATCGGTTTGGCGCGGGCCGCGGCGGCGGAGGGCCGCACCGTGCTTTTCCTGGACTGCGATGTGGAGGCGCCGAACGCGGCGCTCTTCCTCCATCCGGAGTGGGAGGAGGAAAGGCGGGTCGGCGTCCTCCTGCCCGAGGTGGACCCGGAGAAGTGCACGGGCTGCGGGCGCTGCGCCGAGGTGTGCGCCTATTCCGCCCTCGCCGTGGTGAACGGGAAGGTGCTCCTTTTCGACGATCTCTGCCACGGCTGCGGGAGCTGCATGCGGCAGTGTCCCGAGAAGGCGATCACCGAACGGCTCCATACAACCGGAAGCCTCCATGCGGGCCGGGCCGGCGCGATTCTCTTCGCCCGGGGCGTGCTCGACGTGGGGCGAGCCATGGCGCCGCCCGTGATCCGCGAACTGAAACGATGGAAGCTCGGGGGCGCGGGCGGGCCGGGACGCCTGGCGGTGCTCGACGCGCCTCCGGGCGCGTCCTGTCCGGTGGTGGAAACTCTCCGGGGCGCCGACCGCGTTCTTCTCGTCACCGAACCGACCCCCTTCGGCCTGCACGACCTGGAGCAGGCGATCGGCCTCGCCCGGGACGCCCTCGGGCTCCCCGTCGATGTCGTTCTGAACCGCGCCGACGAGGGAGATGACGCCGTGGAGCGTTTTTGCGAGAAAGAGGGGATCCCCGTGGTGCTCCGCATACCCTTCGACAGGAAGATCGCCGAGGCGTATTCGGAAGGAATCGCGCCGGACCACGCGGTGCCGGAGGTCGGGCGCGCCTTTCGGGATCTCCTGCTCGTGCTCGCCGGGAGGGAGGGAGGATGA
- a CDS encoding ATP-binding protein, whose product MMKQLVVLSGKGGTGKTSVAAALAVLASRERKIVLADADVDAANLAILLDPIEEERVDFVSPETAAIDPERCVACGLCAEACRFDAIPVEDSVYRVDPLGCEGCRACLWVCPEDAIRMEREPAGFRLRSRTPYGLLHHAHLFPGAENSGKLVSEVRREARRSALDGGADFILIDGPPGIGCPVIAASTGVDLALLVAEPTVSAIHDLARVRGAAEHFDVPCAIVVNKWDLNPGKTAEIERFAARDGLEIWGRIPYDREVPRTLVMRRPITECPAEGVRKAIAEIWEAARRAMDDAGDPFPTRG is encoded by the coding sequence ATGATGAAGCAACTGGTCGTGCTGAGCGGCAAGGGGGGCACGGGGAAGACATCGGTCGCCGCCGCGCTCGCGGTGCTCGCCTCGCGTGAGAGGAAGATCGTCCTCGCCGACGCGGACGTGGACGCCGCCAATCTCGCCATCCTTCTCGACCCGATCGAGGAGGAGCGTGTCGACTTCGTTTCGCCCGAAACCGCGGCGATCGATCCGGAGCGGTGCGTCGCCTGCGGCCTCTGCGCCGAGGCGTGCCGCTTCGACGCGATCCCGGTCGAGGATTCCGTCTACCGGGTCGATCCACTCGGATGCGAGGGGTGCCGCGCCTGCCTCTGGGTCTGTCCCGAGGACGCGATCCGCATGGAGCGCGAACCGGCCGGCTTTCGACTCCGTTCGCGCACCCCCTACGGCCTTCTTCACCACGCCCACCTCTTTCCCGGCGCGGAGAATTCGGGAAAACTGGTGAGCGAGGTGCGGCGCGAGGCGCGGCGGAGCGCCTTGGACGGAGGCGCGGACTTCATTCTGATCGACGGGCCGCCCGGCATCGGCTGTCCGGTGATCGCGGCGAGCACCGGCGTCGATCTCGCTCTTCTCGTCGCCGAGCCGACCGTCTCGGCGATCCACGACCTGGCGCGCGTGCGCGGCGCCGCGGAACACTTCGATGTTCCCTGCGCGATCGTCGTCAACAAGTGGGATCTGAATCCGGGGAAGACCGCCGAGATCGAGCGCTTCGCCGCGCGCGACGGCTTGGAGATCTGGGGAAGGATTCCCTACGACCGGGAGGTGCCGCGCACGCTCGTGATGCGCCGTCCGATCACCGAGTGTCCCGCCGAGGGTGTGCGGAAGGCGATCGCGGAAATCTGGGAAGCGGCGCGCCGCGCCATGGATGACGCCGGCGATCCCTTTCCGACGCGCGGCTAA
- a CDS encoding PaaI family thioesterase, which translates to MNRFTDNDYCFACGSRNPIGLHLNVRTDEEGSAVFTWTPKREYQGWSGVLHGGVISTLLDEAMAYATGSLAEGAATAEIHVSFKKPVSTERALTVTARVEERKRRLMRTSAILVQDGEERAAARAVFVLTAARRSSE; encoded by the coding sequence ATGAACCGATTCACCGACAACGATTACTGCTTTGCTTGCGGATCCCGCAATCCGATCGGGCTGCATCTGAACGTGCGGACGGATGAAGAGGGGAGCGCCGTTTTCACCTGGACGCCGAAACGGGAATACCAGGGCTGGAGCGGCGTATTGCACGGCGGCGTCATCTCCACGTTGCTCGACGAAGCGATGGCTTACGCAACCGGCAGCCTCGCCGAGGGGGCCGCCACCGCCGAGATCCACGTTTCCTTCAAAAAGCCGGTGAGCACCGAGAGAGCGCTGACCGTCACCGCCCGTGTGGAAGAACGGAAACGGCGGCTGATGCGCACCAGCGCCATCCTCGTACAGGACGGTGAAGAGAGGGCGGCCGCGCGGGCGGTTTTCGTGCTGACGGCCGCCCGCCGCTCTTCGGAATGA
- the amrS gene encoding AmmeMemoRadiSam system radical SAM enzyme — MIEAKGTVLNRREFLRLAGIGGACAAASSPFLSGRLGRLLTGAGVAEAAGASPLARNAPEARYYVSTLAPAGVCASCHGDASDLDVSYRHTSRAVKCFLCANECDIPDGARGLCRARENVGGVLKTLVYGRPAAIHVDPIEKKPFYHFLPGTTAFSIGTAGCPLRCEFCQNWELSSAAPEEIEGEEVTPGAIVRAALRRGAPTIAFTYNEPTVFFEYLADISREGRKEGLRHVLVSSGYMNPEPLEEMCGFLDAIKIDLKGYDEEFYRKVCGGELGPVLRSIRGAARRGVHLEIVNLVVPTLNDSPERLRELCRWVAGETGPDTPVHFTRFHPDYRMLNLPPTPVSTLERAWEIAREEGLRYPYVGNVPDHPGNNTYCPSCGGKAIERIGFHTIGVRVDEEGRCAACGAPIAGVWK; from the coding sequence ATGATCGAAGCAAAGGGCACGGTATTGAACCGGCGGGAGTTCCTCCGTCTCGCCGGAATCGGGGGTGCGTGCGCCGCCGCGTCGAGTCCATTCCTGTCCGGGCGGCTCGGGCGCTTGTTGACGGGCGCGGGCGTCGCGGAGGCGGCGGGCGCGAGCCCTCTGGCGCGCAACGCTCCGGAGGCGCGCTACTACGTCTCCACCCTCGCTCCGGCGGGGGTCTGCGCTTCCTGTCACGGCGACGCCTCGGACCTCGATGTCTCCTACCGGCACACCTCCCGCGCGGTGAAGTGCTTCCTCTGCGCGAACGAGTGCGACATCCCGGACGGCGCGCGCGGGCTTTGCCGTGCACGTGAGAACGTGGGCGGCGTCCTCAAGACCCTCGTCTACGGCCGCCCCGCGGCGATCCACGTCGACCCGATCGAGAAAAAACCCTTCTATCATTTCCTCCCCGGCACGACCGCCTTTTCCATAGGCACCGCCGGATGTCCTCTCCGCTGCGAGTTTTGCCAGAACTGGGAGCTTTCCTCCGCCGCTCCCGAGGAGATCGAAGGGGAGGAGGTGACCCCCGGCGCGATCGTTCGCGCCGCCCTCCGGCGGGGAGCGCCCACCATCGCCTTCACCTACAACGAGCCGACGGTTTTTTTCGAATACCTCGCCGACATTTCCCGGGAGGGACGGAAAGAGGGGCTCCGGCACGTGCTGGTCAGCTCCGGTTACATGAACCCGGAGCCGCTCGAGGAGATGTGCGGTTTCTTGGACGCGATCAAGATCGACCTCAAAGGTTACGACGAGGAGTTTTACAGGAAGGTCTGCGGCGGCGAGCTGGGGCCGGTGCTCCGGTCGATCCGGGGGGCGGCGCGCCGCGGTGTCCATCTGGAGATCGTCAATTTGGTGGTTCCCACGCTGAACGATTCGCCGGAGCGCCTGCGCGAACTCTGCCGCTGGGTCGCCGGAGAGACGGGGCCGGACACGCCGGTCCACTTCACCCGCTTTCATCCGGATTATCGAATGCTGAATCTTCCGCCGACGCCCGTCTCCACGCTGGAGCGCGCCTGGGAGATCGCGCGCGAAGAGGGCCTTCGCTATCCCTACGTGGGGAACGTGCCGGACCACCCCGGAAACAACACCTACTGCCCCTCCTGCGGCGGGAAGGCGATCGAGAGGATCGGCTTCCACACCATCGGGGTCCGCGTGGACGAGGAGGGAAGGTGCGCCGCTTGCGGCGCGCCGATCGCCGGAGTATGGAAATGA
- the amrB gene encoding AmmeMemoRadiSam system protein B: protein MKRIRRAAERRAARLLVPAIACALLLPGTAGCAGDAGNEGPGVREPAVAGSFYPEDPDRLRLAVRAFLNEAPVKEKGTALAILAPHAGYIYSGQIAADAWRQAAELPIETVVILGTNHTTAPFRGASVWGSGAYGTPLGDAPVDAEFAARLREEDDRFVFRADTHRKEHSVEVQVPFAQILFPEARIVPMVIGDKDAEMCRALGRAIGRIASPGRTLIVASTDLSHYPAYDDAVRSDHAVLRAVASLDPSEVKRTIAREMDRGAADLSTCACGEGPILVAMHAALEMGADHATVVSYANSGMAAIGNPDRVVGYGAVAFSSGGGGTDLAALESPAPAREVDGPLTGEQRAWLIDLARRSVEQYMLTGTAPLARPDDPALLARRGAFVTLKKRGELRGCIGHMKEDLPLARTVGAMALQAAFNDRRFQPVQWEEWRDITVEISVLTPFREIDGPEKIVIGRDGVLLKKDGRSAVYLPQVAPEQGWDREETLDHLCAKAGLPGGCWKRGAALYTFQAEVFAEEGDAEASR from the coding sequence ATGAAGAGAATTCGAAGAGCGGCCGAACGCCGCGCCGCGCGTCTCCTCGTCCCGGCGATCGCCTGCGCGCTCCTCCTCCCCGGAACGGCGGGCTGCGCGGGCGACGCCGGAAACGAGGGACCGGGCGTGCGGGAACCGGCGGTGGCGGGAAGCTTCTATCCCGAAGATCCGGATCGGCTGAGACTCGCCGTGCGCGCCTTCCTGAATGAGGCGCCGGTGAAGGAGAAGGGGACGGCGCTCGCGATCCTGGCGCCGCACGCCGGGTACATCTACTCCGGGCAGATCGCCGCGGACGCCTGGCGGCAGGCGGCGGAACTCCCCATCGAGACGGTGGTGATCCTCGGCACCAACCACACCACCGCCCCTTTTCGGGGCGCGTCGGTTTGGGGGAGCGGCGCCTACGGGACGCCGCTCGGCGACGCGCCGGTGGACGCGGAGTTCGCGGCGCGGCTCCGCGAGGAAGACGACCGTTTCGTCTTCCGCGCCGATACGCACCGGAAGGAACATTCCGTGGAGGTGCAGGTTCCCTTCGCCCAGATCCTTTTTCCCGAGGCGCGCATCGTGCCGATGGTGATCGGCGATAAGGACGCGGAGATGTGCCGCGCCCTCGGCCGCGCGATCGGCCGGATCGCCTCGCCCGGCCGCACGCTGATCGTGGCGAGCACCGACCTTTCGCACTATCCCGCCTACGACGACGCGGTCCGGTCGGACCATGCCGTGCTCCGCGCCGTCGCTTCCCTCGATCCTTCGGAGGTGAAGCGAACGATCGCCCGCGAGATGGACCGGGGCGCGGCGGATCTCTCCACCTGCGCCTGCGGCGAGGGACCGATCCTCGTCGCGATGCATGCCGCCCTCGAGATGGGCGCCGATCACGCCACGGTGGTGAGCTACGCCAACTCGGGGATGGCCGCCATCGGAAACCCCGACCGGGTAGTCGGTTACGGAGCGGTCGCCTTCTCCTCCGGAGGCGGAGGGACGGACCTTGCGGCGCTCGAATCGCCGGCTCCGGCGCGCGAGGTCGATGGGCCGCTCACCGGGGAACAGCGCGCCTGGTTGATCGACCTGGCTCGGCGGAGCGTGGAGCAATACATGCTCACCGGCACGGCGCCCCTCGCCCGTCCCGACGATCCGGCGCTTCTGGCGCGGCGCGGCGCCTTCGTCACGCTGAAGAAGCGCGGCGAGCTGCGCGGCTGCATCGGCCACATGAAGGAGGATCTCCCCCTCGCCCGAACCGTGGGGGCGATGGCCCTGCAGGCCGCCTTCAACGATCGTCGCTTCCAGCCCGTTCAATGGGAGGAGTGGCGCGACATCACCGTAGAGATCTCGGTGCTCACCCCGTTTCGCGAGATCGACGGGCCGGAGAAGATCGTGATCGGGCGCGACGGCGTGCTCCTGAAAAAGGACGGGCGCTCCGCGGTCTACCTCCCCCAGGTCGCCCCCGAACAGGGTTGGGATCGGGAGGAGACGCTCGATCATCTCTGCGCCAAGGCGGGCCTCCCCGGCGGTTGCTGGAAGAGGGGCGCCGCGCTCTACACCTTCCAGGCGGAGGTGTTCGCCGAGGAGGGGGACGCGGAGGCTTCGCGCTGA
- a CDS encoding lamin tail domain-containing protein encodes MKEYRRITRAAAFIAAFAALVLFAGCGTDDEELLPRDSEAPLFINEILADNGAVAVDPDFGEHSDWIELYNAGAAALDLEGFSLTDDPSSVSPWTFPEGSTIPAGGFLLVWADDRDTTAAAHHTDFKLSASGESVVLRDADGLTADRLDFGEQEEDISWGRVADGGADWAAFASPTPGVSNTGSGNAAPVIVSVRLDPSTPGPNDTVRVVAVVTDDDSAAVTLVWSPGGGMMEAAMEAEAPDTFAASIPPFPEGSTITYWVSAEDTAGVEVRSPANAPSESYAYTVGSAFPLVFINEFLASNSVTGADPDSNEYGDWIELYNGGATDVDLAGWFLSDNPSEPLRWTFPEGSIVEAGGFFLLWADGYDFVGLAVHADFKLSKDGDEVILLSDRSGARIDSTAIEPQTVDVSTGRVTDGGAAWTTFTLPTPDASNSGVGGNTPPAFLSASLAPDPPAAGEAPTVTAVIVDSDGVDTATVRVDVGAGWTEIPLVRAAGDTFTAALPARTGGTPVAWYLYAADPLGAASYDPPAGPLAPRLYTVPGSAPSVLINEFLAGNETGAADPDSGETGDWIELYNAENSPIDLSGWTITDDPEAEPAERWTFPPGASIAAKDRLLLWADGEDFAGIALHADFKLNRGGESILLFDDAGDRADGITFGPQTLDVSYGRTPDGGSAWTFFATPTPGAANP; translated from the coding sequence ATGAAAGAGTATCGACGAATCACGCGCGCGGCCGCGTTCATCGCGGCGTTCGCCGCGCTCGTTCTGTTCGCCGGTTGCGGGACCGACGACGAGGAACTGCTCCCCCGCGACTCCGAAGCGCCACTCTTCATCAACGAGATCCTCGCGGACAACGGCGCCGTCGCCGTCGATCCCGACTTCGGCGAGCACTCCGACTGGATCGAGCTGTACAACGCCGGCGCCGCGGCGCTCGACCTGGAGGGTTTCTCCCTCACCGACGATCCGTCGAGCGTTTCGCCCTGGACATTTCCGGAAGGATCGACGATCCCCGCCGGCGGTTTCCTACTCGTCTGGGCGGACGACCGGGACACCACCGCCGCCGCCCATCACACCGACTTCAAGCTGAGCGCCTCCGGCGAGTCGGTCGTTCTCCGCGACGCGGACGGTCTCACCGCGGACCGGCTCGATTTCGGCGAGCAGGAGGAAGACATCTCCTGGGGGCGGGTCGCCGACGGCGGCGCGGACTGGGCCGCCTTCGCTTCTCCCACGCCGGGTGTGTCCAACACCGGTTCGGGGAACGCCGCTCCGGTGATCGTATCGGTCCGGCTCGACCCGTCCACGCCCGGCCCGAACGACACGGTGCGCGTCGTCGCCGTGGTGACCGACGACGATTCCGCCGCCGTGACGCTCGTCTGGTCCCCCGGCGGCGGAATGATGGAAGCCGCCATGGAGGCTGAGGCGCCGGACACATTCGCCGCGTCGATCCCCCCCTTCCCCGAGGGATCCACCATCACCTATTGGGTGTCCGCCGAGGACACCGCCGGCGTGGAGGTCCGTTCTCCCGCCAACGCCCCCTCCGAGTCCTACGCCTACACGGTCGGGAGCGCCTTCCCCCTCGTTTTCATCAACGAGTTCCTGGCGAGCAACAGCGTCACCGGCGCCGACCCCGACTCCAACGAATACGGCGACTGGATCGAGTTGTATAACGGCGGCGCGACCGACGTGGACCTCGCCGGGTGGTTCCTCTCCGACAACCCGAGCGAGCCGCTCCGCTGGACCTTCCCGGAGGGCTCGATCGTCGAAGCGGGCGGCTTCTTCCTTCTCTGGGCGGACGGGTACGACTTCGTCGGCCTCGCGGTCCACGCCGATTTCAAGCTCAGTAAGGACGGCGACGAGGTGATCCTCCTCAGCGACCGGTCCGGGGCGCGGATCGATTCGACGGCGATTGAGCCGCAGACCGTCGATGTGTCGACGGGGCGCGTCACGGACGGCGGCGCCGCGTGGACCACCTTCACCCTCCCCACGCCGGACGCATCGAACTCCGGCGTCGGCGGGAACACGCCCCCCGCGTTCCTCTCCGCCTCCCTCGCCCCCGACCCGCCCGCCGCCGGCGAAGCCCCGACGGTGACGGCGGTGATCGTCGACTCCGACGGCGTGGACACCGCCACGGTGCGAGTCGACGTCGGAGCGGGGTGGACCGAGATTCCCCTGGTACGCGCCGCCGGCGACACCTTCACCGCCGCGCTTCCGGCACGAACGGGAGGGACGCCCGTCGCCTGGTATCTCTACGCCGCCGACCCGCTCGGCGCCGCTTCCTACGATCCACCCGCCGGGCCGCTCGCCCCGCGCCTGTACACCGTCCCCGGCTCGGCGCCTTCGGTCCTGATCAACGAGTTCCTCGCCGGGAACGAGACGGGCGCCGCCGATCCGGACTCGGGCGAGACCGGGGACTGGATCGAGCTGTACAACGCGGAAAATTCACCCATCGACCTTTCCGGCTGGACCATCACGGATGACCCGGAAGCGGAGCCGGCGGAGCGATGGACCTTTCCGCCGGGCGCCTCCATCGCCGCCAAGGACCGGCTCCTTCTCTGGGCGGACGGCGAGGATTTCGCCGGGATCGCGCTCCACGCCGATTTCAAGCTGAACCGCGGCGGCGAGTCGATCCTCCTCTTCGACGACGCGGGGGACCGCGCCGACGGAATCACCTTCGGTCCGCAGACGTTGGACGTCTCCTACGGGAGAACGCCCGACGGCGGTTCCGCCTGGACCTTCTTCGCGACCCCCACGCCGGGCGCGGCCAACCCCTGA